The genomic segment AGGCTGGGCCATCATGCAAGGGTTGGCATGGAATGTTGTGAGACCTGCCGGTACCTTCTTCAACCCCAATTTTCTCGCCGGATATCTCACGGTAACCTGGACGATTCTGGTGAGCGTCGCGATCTATGGCTATCGACATGTCTCGGCCTTTTCACGACCGTGGATGTCGCCGGTCCTGTGGTGGCTTGGGTTTATCACGGCATTGGGCGTGCTGTTCTTGGCGGTGTTGTTCACCCAGTCTCGCGGGGGCATGATCGTATGCCTGGTCGGGACGGGCTTTGTGCTGACAGCCCGGTACGGTTGGAAATTAGCCGGCAGCTGTGTGGCAGCCGTGGTGTTGCTCGGGCTGTTTGTCCCTACGCCGATTCGTGATCGAGTGTTGACGGAGCATCAACAAAATCCTCTTTCCTATGCCCGTTGGCAGATGTGGCAGGGCGCGGTCGCACAGATGGTCGATCATCCGGTGGGAATCGGGCTGGGGCTCTATCAGTACACGTATCCCCTCTATGCATTTCCTGTTGACGGTGAAGTCGCCCGGTTTGGAAAGGTGGCCCAGACGCCACACAACGACTACCTTCAGATGGGCGTCGAGATGGGGCCGGCAGCAATCCTTGTCTTCGGGATTGGGCTCGTCTTGTTAACCCGCGAACTGAGACAGGTACTTCAATCGCGACTGCGGCGTTGGCAGCGAAGTCTCATTGTGGGCATAGGCGGTGGCGCACTGGCGCTCCTGACGCACGCCGCGTTGGATTCGAGTTTGCGCGAGTCGGCCCTCGCGATCTTGTTGGTGCTCTGTAGTGCAATGATTGTGTCGGCTGCTCGACTCACCCGCAGGGGGGCCGATGCGGTCTATGTCATTCCGATTCATTCACGGTGGGCCTGGGGAATCGGTGTGGCATGCCTGGTGCTGGTGGCCGGTGTGGAGGTGACTCGACTGGGTGTGGCCTGGATGAAGTTCGATACGGCGTCTCGTCGAGCCATAGCCGGAGACACCGATGCGGCTATCGAAGGATTGAAGGCGGCAGTCTCATTGGATCCAGGCAAGGCGCTGTACCACCATGGCCTGGGGTCGGTCTATGCGAGGACCTTTGAAAGTTCCCGAGATAAGCAAGCATTCCAACTGGCCTATGCGGAGTTTAAGCGGGCGATTGAACTGAATCCGCTCGATAGCAGACTGCTTGGCCTACTGGGACAATTGTATCTCTCGGCGGCGAGGGTCTCACCTTCTCCCGCGTCGCTCGACGACCAACAAAAAGTCTGGTTGCGTGCAGCCGTTCAAGTCTACGAACGAGCCATCCAACTCTCGCCATTCTCCGCCATGTATCGATATGAGCAGGCCCGACTCTACTGGATGCTCGGGGAGCGGAGCGACGCTGAGCGTCGAGGAAAAGAGGCAGAAAATCTGGAACCGAATTTTCTGCCTGCCCGCGCGTTATTGGCCCGTTTGTGGATTGAGGCAGGACAGGTCGATCAGGCAAGGGGGCAGGTCCGGGAAATTCTCGCGCGGCAGGCTCGCTATAAAGGGCGGAGCATGAATAGTCTTGATCAAGCTTTCATGAATGTCGATGTCGGCCCCCTTCTTGCCGCGGTCGGAGAAACGGCGGTCGCGGGATGAAGCTCGTTCAATCTTTATCAAGCCTGAAGCAGGGACTTGTTCAGGTGGTCTTTGGGCTGATGCTCCTTGCAGGCACCTCGGTGCTGCTCCATCTCTTGGATGGTCAACGGACTGCGGTTGCGCGAGCCGAGCAGTTGGCTTATCTCCCGAAGGGGGAATATTTGAAATTGGCCGTGCTTGGATATCGGCAGGTCGTGGCAGACCTGATCTGGCTGCAGGCGGTTCAGCATATCGGTGCGAAGCGTGACACGCAGCGTGGATACAGCTGGACCTATCATGCCGTGGATGTTCTGACGGACCTGGACCCCACTTTCGTTCCGCCGTACCAGGCTACCGGCCTTTTTCTCGGAGTGTTAGCCGGTCGTCAGGAAGAAGGCCTGGCAATCCTGAACAAGGGAAGTCGCCACAATCCATTGATTTGGCAACTGCCGTTCCTGGCCGGCTATATCTCCTATTACGAGCGTTGTGATGCGGCTGCGGCGGGGGAATATTTTCGAGTGGCGGCGCAGGTTCCCGGCGCCCCTCCCTACCTGCCTCAATTGGCCGCCCGCATGACGGTGGAAAGTGGAGATTCCACGGCGGCGCTCGAATTCCTGGACCGTTTTTCACGCAGCGTCACGGATGAACGGCTTCGCGAGGCCCTGTTTCGACGAATGAAA from the Nitrospira sp. genome contains:
- a CDS encoding O-antigen ligase family protein; the protein is MLPPISLLLVSALVIFSPLQEGGTTHPAQMIIRLLIVTWLGIVLAAGIRAGRLAIPVLTMRYVVLAFVGLALLATILSPYAHPSRQWFIVIVGYATLFYLLVSFVDRWEHIRTLTLVIVLMGVGEAGWAIMQGLAWNVVRPAGTFFNPNFLAGYLTVTWTILVSVAIYGYRHVSAFSRPWMSPVLWWLGFITALGVLFLAVLFTQSRGGMIVCLVGTGFVLTARYGWKLAGSCVAAVVLLGLFVPTPIRDRVLTEHQQNPLSYARWQMWQGAVAQMVDHPVGIGLGLYQYTYPLYAFPVDGEVARFGKVAQTPHNDYLQMGVEMGPAAILVFGIGLVLLTRELRQVLQSRLRRWQRSLIVGIGGGALALLTHAALDSSLRESALAILLVLCSAMIVSAARLTRRGADAVYVIPIHSRWAWGIGVACLVLVAGVEVTRLGVAWMKFDTASRRAIAGDTDAAIEGLKAAVSLDPGKALYHHGLGSVYARTFESSRDKQAFQLAYAEFKRAIELNPLDSRLLGLLGQLYLSAARVSPSPASLDDQQKVWLRAAVQVYERAIQLSPFSAMYRYEQARLYWMLGERSDAERRGKEAENLEPNFLPARALLARLWIEAGQVDQARGQVREILARQARYKGRSMNSLDQAFMNVDVGPLLAAVGETAVAG